One genomic window of Elaeis guineensis isolate ETL-2024a chromosome 2, EG11, whole genome shotgun sequence includes the following:
- the LOC105052758 gene encoding NDR1/HIN1-like protein 26, with protein MSSAFRSPVPTQTRSHHHRFSASRVRESLTTRFAMCVCSVLLSLLLFAGVIVFILWLSLRPHRPRFYLSSFSVPAVAQPPSALLNSPISFNVTDRNPNGNIGIYYDVVYASVYHRDQLVGSGPVLNPFYQPHKNTTVVVGDLTGTAPAAGDALAAELSGDAAAGRVEFRLELKSVIRFRVKTWDTHHHTLHVQCDVVVGSDGNLLAGYRDKRCSIYFGSL; from the coding sequence ATGTCGTCCGCGTTCCGGTCACCGGTCCCGACCCAAACCCGGTCCCATCACCATCGGTTCAGCGCCAGCCGGGTCCGGGAGAGCCTGACAACGCGGTTCGCCATGTGCGTCTGCTCggttctcctctccctcctcctcttcgCCGGCGTCATCGTCTTCATCCTCTGGCTCAGCCTCCGCCCCCACCGCCCCCGCTTCTACCTCTCCTCCTTCTCCGTTCCCGCCGTCGCCCAGCCGCCGTCCGCCCTCCTCAACTCGCCCATCTCCTTCAACGTCACGGACCGCAACCCGAACGGGAACATCGGCATCTACTACGACGTCGTTTACGCCTCGGTCTACCACAGGGACCAGCTGGTCGGGTCCGGTCCGGTCCTGAACCCGTTCTACCAGCCGCACAAGAACACCACGGTGGTTGTCGGGGATCTCACCGGCACGGCGCCTGCGGCGGGGGACGCGCTGGCGGCGGAGCTGTCGGGTGACGCGGCGGCCGGCCGGGTCGAGTTCCGGCTCGAGTTGAAATCGGTCATTCGGTTCAGGGTGAAGACTTGGGACACGCACCACCATACGTTGCACGTGCAGTGCGACGTCGTGGTGGGTTCCGATGGCAACCTCCTGGCTGGGTACAGGGACAAGAGGTGCTCCATCTACTTCGGAAGCTTGTAA
- the LOC105052169 gene encoding protein NDR1, whose protein sequence is MSEAGGLCRWCVGCQLTMGFIALFLWLSYRPIKPRFYVTSFSLAAGANSTALKLLPGDPIASFVLEIENKNKEMGIYHDPLNISLSFLPNSSSAAGAALIPAFYQGHQKTADKSGTFSGPGFPVARAPWAAAVTNGTAVFRVGLESAFRYKVFGRKTRHHSVRLAGDVQVDAAGKKTAKKGIRLSSAVPLVLSSRSIMVLGGSAVYILLTY, encoded by the coding sequence ATGTCCGAAGCCGGAGGCCTGTGCCGCTGGTGCGTGGGGTGCCAGCTCACCATGGGCTTCATCGCCCTCTTCCTCTGGCTCTCCTACCGCCCCATCAAACCCCGCTTCTACGTCACCTCCTTCTCCCTCGCCGCCGGCGCCAACTCCACCGCCTTAAAGCTCCTCCCCGGTGACCCAATCGCCTCCTTCGTCCTCGAGATCGAGAACAAGAACAAGGAGATGGGCATCTACCACGACCCCCTTAacatctccctctccttcttaCCCAACTCCTCCTCCGCCGCCGGCGCCGCCCTCATCCCCGCCTTCTACCAGGGCCACCAGAAGACCGCCGACAAGTCCGGCACCTTCTCCGGCCCTGGTTTCCCGGTGGCGAGGGCCCCCTGGGCGGCGGCAGTCACCAACGGGACCGCCGTCTTCCGGGTCGGGTTGGAGTCTGCTTTTCGGTACAAGGTCTTCGGGCGGAAGACCCGCCACCACTCGGTGCGCCTGGCCGGTGATGTGCAGGTCGATGCCGCAGGTAAGAAGACCGCGAAGAAGGGGATCCGCCTTAGTTCCGCTGTTCCGCTGGTCCTCTCTTCCCGCTCAATCATGGTCCTCGGCGGCTCTGCTGTATATATTTTACTCACATATTGA